The following proteins come from a genomic window of Varunaivibrio sulfuroxidans:
- a CDS encoding TolC family protein, whose translation MFRSASFLVVVGLVVAGLSVWTGAPARADTLVSELRGLLQNYPRIKQAEKGLQSKRYDIDKAESKNLPQVSMQLDHGPERVDTPAQRASHPGDTWQRPKTTASLTVTQRVFDGQAVSAEIRSAELGYRVTGMSLEGTRQNTMFEGIKAYINVLRQRRLVGMARDNETTIQHQLNLEDERVRRGSGVAVDVLQAKSRLQIAKERRVGFEGALQNAIAAYQQLFGHAPQLSAMVDPAPPPEMIPSSLARAIQIGLKENPVINNGALTVEQAHERERLAQSALYPTIDLVGSANYEKNTGAILGTQRDQSVVLRANWNLFSGFATRADMAQAAFDYRASKDNRDYLASKVIEQAKIAWHTLLTAQERTRLLANAVNIASEVFASRKKLRAAGKETVINVLDAENEVSNAQINYTSAAYDQRTAVYQLLLAMGRLNNDFLLMEKH comes from the coding sequence TTGTTTCGCAGTGCGTCATTCCTGGTTGTTGTGGGCCTGGTTGTTGCGGGGCTATCGGTGTGGACGGGCGCACCGGCGCGCGCCGACACGCTGGTTTCCGAACTGCGGGGGCTTTTGCAAAACTACCCCCGGATTAAACAGGCGGAAAAAGGATTGCAGTCGAAGCGCTATGACATCGACAAGGCGGAATCCAAAAATCTTCCCCAGGTTTCCATGCAACTCGATCATGGTCCCGAGCGCGTCGACACCCCGGCGCAGAGGGCGTCTCATCCGGGCGACACGTGGCAGCGTCCCAAAACGACGGCGAGCCTGACGGTCACGCAGCGTGTTTTCGACGGTCAGGCGGTCAGCGCCGAAATTCGTTCCGCCGAACTCGGCTATCGGGTGACCGGTATGTCGCTTGAGGGGACGCGCCAGAACACCATGTTCGAAGGTATAAAGGCGTACATTAATGTTTTACGCCAGCGCCGCCTGGTTGGTATGGCGCGGGACAACGAAACAACGATTCAGCATCAATTGAATTTGGAAGACGAGCGTGTGCGCCGCGGTTCCGGCGTCGCGGTGGATGTTTTGCAGGCTAAGTCGAGGCTCCAAATCGCCAAGGAACGTCGCGTCGGTTTCGAGGGCGCTCTACAAAATGCGATCGCCGCCTACCAACAGCTTTTCGGGCATGCTCCTCAGTTGAGCGCCATGGTCGATCCCGCGCCGCCGCCCGAGATGATCCCCAGTTCGCTGGCGCGGGCGATCCAAATCGGGCTTAAGGAGAATCCGGTCATCAACAATGGGGCGTTGACGGTCGAGCAGGCGCACGAACGGGAACGTTTGGCGCAATCGGCGCTCTATCCGACGATTGATTTGGTCGGCAGCGCCAATTATGAAAAAAATACAGGCGCTATTCTCGGGACTCAGCGCGATCAATCGGTGGTGTTGCGGGCGAACTGGAACCTCTTTTCCGGCTTCGCCACCCGGGCCGACATGGCCCAGGCGGCATTTGACTACCGGGCAAGTAAAGACAATCGCGATTATTTGGCGAGCAAGGTTATCGAACAGGCGAAAATCGCCTGGCATACTCTGTTGACGGCCCAAGAGCGGACCCGATTGTTGGCCAACGCGGTGAATATCGCTTCGGAGGTTTTCGCCTCGCGCAAGAAATTGCGCGCCGCGGGGAAGGAAACCGTTATCAATGTCCTCGACGCCGAGAACGAAGTCAGCAACGCGCAAATCAACTATACCTCCGCCGCTTATGATCAGCGTACCGCCGTTTATCAACTTTTGTTGGCGATGGGGCGGCTGAACAATGATTTTCTACTGATGGAAAAACACTGA
- a CDS encoding N-acetylmuramoyl-L-alanine amidase — MTALSPNFDARAKDTQIDMLVLHYTGMQSARDALTRLCDPAAGVSAHYLIDEDGVVHRLVDEDKRAWHAGVAWWRGSIEINARSIGVELVNPGHEWGYRPFPEAQMRSLIEISRAILSRHPIPARNVVGHSDVAPTRKTDPGEFFDWARLAEAGIGLWPVGVTPHPAPPDRARAIFSGYGYEIKNFPATVRAFQRHFRPDNVTGQADPDTLGALVGLLDLIPS; from the coding sequence ATGACCGCCCTTTCGCCCAACTTCGACGCCCGGGCGAAGGACACCCAAATCGACATGCTGGTGCTCCATTACACCGGCATGCAGAGCGCGCGCGACGCCTTGACCCGCTTGTGCGATCCTGCCGCCGGGGTCAGCGCCCATTACCTGATCGACGAAGACGGCGTCGTCCACCGCCTGGTCGATGAGGATAAACGCGCCTGGCACGCCGGGGTGGCGTGGTGGCGCGGCAGTATCGAAATCAACGCCCGGTCAATTGGCGTCGAGTTGGTCAACCCCGGCCATGAATGGGGGTATCGCCCCTTCCCCGAGGCGCAAATGCGATCCTTGATCGAGATATCGCGCGCCATCCTATCGCGCCACCCCATTCCCGCGCGCAACGTCGTCGGACACAGCGACGTCGCCCCCACGCGAAAAACCGACCCGGGGGAATTTTTCGATTGGGCGCGCCTGGCCGAAGCCGGCATTGGGTTATGGCCCGTAGGGGTAACGCCCCATCCGGCGCCCCCCGATCGCGCGCGCGCGATTTTCAGTGGATACGGCTATGAAATCAAAAATTTTCCCGCCACGGTGCGCGCTTTCCAGAGGCACTTTCGCCCCGACAACGTCACCGGCCAAGCCGACCCCGACACCCTCGGCGCCCTGGTCGGCTTGCTTGACCTGATACCCTCCTGA
- a CDS encoding GGDEF domain-containing protein, with product MLKHRTTALGFAVIILLFAGLGFFSVGKMREMTGDVDNIYRHPFAVSNAAKNVKINLFAMHRDMHDILLAENKSQVDGIVERIDAHEQIVLQQFNVLFDRFLGDMAIVQRVHRAFVAWKPIRDQIIALARKGDRKAALALIRGRDAAHVDVLDKETQELVDFAAHKAESFHLRAMENERRTLFILSILVMSTIGASLVVAMLVLHDLNATDRANARRAHLIDQNILMCTYDKKGRVLDISNALCRFLGVSKDDILNTHVNFFVNTSDGGQTINEIWKTIKTGARWSGEIKRVLRDGSVKWAASIIVPILSDKADSYEPEGYSNILHDATNKKLSLTDQLTALYNRRRYEEIVDREVKIAQRNKTSLTLAILDVDYFKKYNDFYGHPNGDSVLRTIGGILKKNMKRPTDYAFRIGGEEFAILFSGLSCEESAAFLEALRASVEATQIAHEKSDVSPYVTISIGACLSTGDRTFNKELLYINADKALYRAKETRNTVVLT from the coding sequence ATGCTTAAGCACCGAACAACCGCCCTCGGGTTCGCCGTCATTATTCTCCTGTTTGCCGGATTGGGGTTTTTTTCCGTCGGCAAGATGCGGGAAATGACCGGCGATGTGGACAATATCTACCGTCACCCCTTTGCCGTCAGCAACGCGGCGAAGAACGTCAAAATCAATTTATTCGCCATGCATCGCGATATGCATGACATCCTTCTGGCGGAAAATAAAAGCCAGGTGGACGGCATCGTCGAACGGATCGACGCCCACGAACAGATCGTGCTTCAACAGTTCAATGTGTTGTTCGATCGGTTTTTGGGGGACATGGCGATCGTCCAACGGGTCCATCGCGCATTTGTCGCCTGGAAACCCATTCGCGACCAAATCATCGCTCTTGCCCGCAAGGGCGACCGCAAGGCGGCCCTCGCCCTCATCAGGGGGCGCGACGCGGCGCATGTCGATGTCCTGGACAAGGAAACCCAGGAATTGGTTGATTTCGCGGCGCACAAGGCCGAGTCCTTTCACCTGCGCGCCATGGAGAATGAAAGACGGACGCTTTTTATCCTCAGCATTTTGGTGATGTCCACCATTGGAGCCTCGCTCGTGGTCGCCATGCTGGTTCTTCACGATTTGAACGCCACCGACCGGGCTAACGCCCGTCGCGCCCACCTGATCGATCAAAATATCCTAATGTGCACCTATGACAAAAAGGGCCGAGTCCTTGACATCAGCAACGCACTGTGCCGATTTTTAGGTGTTTCAAAGGACGATATTTTAAATACGCACGTAAATTTCTTCGTCAATACGTCCGATGGCGGGCAAACCATCAACGAGATATGGAAAACGATTAAAACCGGCGCGCGCTGGTCGGGGGAAATAAAGCGGGTGCTGCGCGATGGGTCGGTAAAATGGGCGGCATCGATCATCGTTCCAATTTTAAGCGACAAGGCCGACAGCTACGAGCCCGAGGGCTATTCCAACATCCTGCACGATGCCACCAATAAGAAGTTATCGCTGACCGATCAGTTGACGGCATTGTACAATCGCAGGCGTTATGAAGAAATTGTCGACAGGGAAGTCAAAATCGCCCAACGCAACAAGACGTCCCTGACCCTCGCCATTTTGGATGTTGATTATTTCAAGAAATACAATGATTTTTATGGTCACCCCAATGGCGATAGCGTCCTGAGGACGATCGGAGGCATCTTAAAAAAGAACATGAAACGCCCCACCGACTACGCTTTCAGGATCGGCGGCGAGGAATTCGCCATACTTTTTTCCGGCCTGTCGTGCGAGGAATCGGCGGCTTTTCTCGAAGCCTTGCGCGCCAGTGTCGAAGCGACGCAGATCGCTCACGAAAAAAGTGACGTCAGCCCCTATGTCACGATCTCCATCGGAGCCTGCCTGAGCACGGGCGATCGTACTTTCAACAAGGAACTGCTTTATATCAACGCCGATAAGGCGCTCTATCGCGCCAAGGAAACGCGCAACACGGTTGTCCTCACCTAG
- a CDS encoding TerB family tellurite resistance protein, with the protein MSIWGKMIGGVAGFALGGPLGALLGAAAGHAVDKMRAGAELPHGDGHSEAGAATRQVAFTIAVIALSAKMAKADGRVTRDEIRAFKEVFRIPPQEMKNVGRIFDQAKTDTAGYEVYARQIAAMFRDQPAVLEELLGGLFHIAKADGVVHPSELEFITNIARIFGFDPSVVERLRAAFTAGAGADPYGVLGVPREASDQDVKNAYRKLIRENHPDKLMAQGLPEEFIELANEKMTAINGAYDTIKKERGLK; encoded by the coding sequence ATGAGTATATGGGGAAAAATGATCGGGGGCGTCGCCGGGTTCGCCCTGGGCGGCCCCCTCGGCGCGCTTCTCGGCGCGGCGGCGGGACACGCCGTGGACAAAATGCGCGCCGGCGCGGAACTTCCACACGGCGACGGCCACTCCGAGGCCGGGGCCGCCACACGCCAAGTCGCCTTCACCATTGCCGTGATTGCGTTAAGCGCCAAAATGGCGAAGGCCGACGGACGGGTCACGCGCGATGAAATTCGCGCATTCAAGGAAGTCTTTCGCATCCCCCCCCAGGAAATGAAAAATGTCGGGCGCATTTTCGACCAAGCCAAAACGGATACCGCGGGATACGAAGTCTATGCCCGTCAGATCGCCGCCATGTTTCGCGATCAACCCGCCGTATTGGAGGAACTGTTGGGCGGCTTGTTTCACATAGCCAAGGCCGATGGTGTCGTTCACCCTTCCGAATTGGAATTTATCACCAATATCGCGCGCATCTTCGGTTTCGACCCTTCGGTCGTCGAACGCCTGCGCGCGGCGTTCACGGCGGGCGCAGGCGCGGATCCCTACGGCGTTCTCGGCGTCCCGCGTGAGGCTTCGGACCAAGACGTCAAGAACGCCTACCGCAAGCTCATTCGTGAGAACCATCCCGATAAGTTGATGGCCCAGGGTTTGCCCGAGGAATTCATCGAACTGGCCAACGAAAAAATGACGGCGATCAACGGCGCCTACGACACGATCAAGAAAGAAAGAGGCTTGAAATGA